One Cucurbita pepo subsp. pepo cultivar mu-cu-16 chromosome LG07, ASM280686v2, whole genome shotgun sequence genomic region harbors:
- the LOC111798269 gene encoding protein ACCUMULATION AND REPLICATION OF CHLOROPLASTS 6, chloroplastic-like codes for MLSQSTTGLHSRSLFTFPRRVNHSGSGRASVTCAASKWAERLLGDFQFLSDSSSSSDHSHSLSSSTVTLSPSFPPPIASPERQVTIPIDFYRVLGAEMHFLGDGIRRAYEARVSKPPQYGFSQETLINRRQILQAACETLADHTSRREYNQGLSEDEDATILTQVPFDKVPGALCVLQEAGETALVLEIGERLLRERLPKSFKQDIVLAVALAYVDISRDAMALTPPDFIQGCEVLERALKLLQEEGASSLAPDLLAQIDETLEEITPRCVLELLTLPLGDEWRTRREEGLHGVRNILWAVGGGGATAIAGGFTREDFMNEAFERMTASEQVDLFVATPTNIPAESFEVYGVALALVAQAFVGKKPHLIQDADNLFQQLQQTKEAVIGTAGTAYAPCEVDFALERGLCSLLSGDLDGCRSWLGLTSESSPYRNPAIVDFILENSKGDYENDLPGLCKLLETWLAEVVFSRFRDTKNIYFTLGDYYDDPTVLKHLEKLEGVNGSPLAAAAAIVKIGAEATAVLDHVKSSAIQALRKVFPLGQNSSRREADAEMEYPFHAASSQVPLVSFDENEHTNLPEVSESAKAGEKPIADEIKDASVKIMCAGVAVGLLTLACLKFFPARNSTTAVLNEAGASTASMASEVESSEEPSRMDARIAEALVRKWQSIKSLAFGPDHCLTKLSEILDGEMLKIWTDRATEIAELGWFYDYTLSNLTIDSVTVSLDGRCAVVEATLDELAHLIDVGHPEHNDSNRKTYTTRYEMSYSNSGWKITKGAVLES; via the exons ATGTTGAGCCAATCAACCACCGGTCTCCATAGCCGCTCACTCTTCACATTTCCACGACGGGTCAATCACTCCGGCAGCGGTAGAGCCTCCGTGACGTGCGCCGCTAGCAAATGGGCCGAGCGATTACTCGGTGACTTTCAATTCCTCTCCgattcctcctcctcctccgacCATTCccattctctctcctcttccactgtcactctctctccttctttcCCTCCTCCAATTGCCTCCCCCGAGCGCCAAGTTACCATCCCCATCGATTTCTATCGGGTTCTTGGAGCTGAGATGCATTTTCTTGGGGATGGGATTAGGAGAGCGTATGAAGCTAGAGTTTCGAAGCCGCCGCAGTACGGGTTTAGCCAGGAGACTCTGATAAATCGACGGCAGATTCTTCAGGCGGCTTGCGAAACCTTGGCGGACCATACTTCGCGAAGAGAGTACAATCAAGGCCTTTCGGAAGATGAAGATGCTACCATTCTTACGCAAGTCCCTTTCGATAAG GTTCCTGGAGCTTTGTGCGTGTTGCAAGAAGCTGGAGAGACAGCCCTGGTTCTTGAAATTGGAGAGAGGTTGCTCAGAGAGAGGTTGCCAAAGTCATTCAAGCAAGATATTGTCCTGGCCGTGGCTCTTGCTTATGTTGACATATCAAGGGATGCTATGGCATTAACTCCACCTGATTTTATTCAGGGTTGCGAAGTGCTCGAGAGGGCCTTGAAATTGTTGCAG GAGGAGGGTGCCAGTAGCCTTGCACCAGATTTGCTTGCCCAAATTGATGAGACATTGGAAGAGATCACACCTCGATGTGTTCTTGAACTCTTGACTTTACCTCTTGGTGACGAGTGGCGAACGAGAAGGGAAGAGGGTCTTCACGGAGTGCGGAATATTCTGTGGGCTGTTGGAGGAGGGGGAGCAACAGCTATTGCTGGTGGATTCACCCGTGAAGATTTTATGAATGAGGCATTTGAACGAATGACAGCATCTGAGCAG GTTGATCTCTTTGTAGCTACACCAACAAATATTCCAGCAGAAAGTTTTGAAGTCTATGGAGTCGCACTCGCACTCGTGGCACAAGCCTTTGTTGGTAAAAAACCGCACCTTATCCAAGATGCTGACAACCTCTTCCAACAGCTTCAGCAAACGAAAGAAGCTGTTATTGGGACTGCTGGGACAGCATATGCACCTTGCGAGGTTGATTTTGCTCTTGAGAGGGGGCTATGTTCCCTACTTAGTGGCGACCTCGATGGGTGTCGATCATGGCTGGGCTTAACCAGTGAAAGTTCACCTTATAGAAATCCAGCTATTGTAGATTTTATCCTCGAGAATTCAAAGGGTGATTATGAAAATGATCTTCCAGGGCTATGTAAACTGTTGGAGACATGGTTGGCAGAAGTGGTGTTCTCCAGATTTAGAGacacaaaaaatatttattttactcttGGAGATTACTATGATGATCCTACTGTTCTGAAGCACTTAGAGAAACTGGAAGGAGTTAATGGCTCACCCCTAGCTGCTGCAGCAGCTATAGTGAAGATTGGTGCTGAGGCTACTGCAGTTCTAGACCATGTGAAGTCCAGTGCAATTCAGGCACTGCGGAAGGTGTTTCCGCTCGGTCAGAACAGTTCTAGGCGTGAGGCCGATGCAGAAATGGAATATCCTTTTCATGCTGCAAGTAGTCAGGTGCCTTTAGTGAGCTTTGATGAGAATGAACATACTAACTTACCTGAGGTTTCTGAGAGTGCTAAAGCTGGTGAAAAACCTATTGCTGACGAAATTAAAGATGCAAGTGTGAAGATCATGTGTGCTGGTGTGGCAGTTGGGTTGCTGACTTTGgcttgtttgaaattttttcctGCTAGAAATAGCACAACTGCTGTACTTAATGAAGCTGGGGCATCCACTGCCAGTATGG CATCTGAAGTTGAGTCCAGCGAGGAGCCATCCAGAATGGATGCACGGATTGCAGAAGCTCTAGTTCGCAAATGGCAGAGCATTAAGTCTCTGGCTTTTGGACCTGATCATTGCCTAACGAAACTATCAGAG ATTTTAGATGGTGAGATGTTGAAGATTTGGACGGATCGTGCAACCGAAATTGCAGAACTCGGTTGGTTCTATGACTACACCCTCTCAAATCTGACCATTGACAGTGTAACGGTATCTTTAGATGGTCGGTGTGCCGTGGTCGAAGCAACTCTCGATGAATTAGCCCATCTCATTGATGTAGGCCACCCAGAACACAACGATTCCAACAGAAAAACCTATACAACAAGGTATGAGATGTCATATTCCAATTCTGGATGGAAGATTACCAAAGGTGCTGTTCTTGAATCATAA
- the LOC111798274 gene encoding kinesin-like protein KIN-7E isoform X1, whose translation MEAKEPVQGVIQASNGLEETIRVSIRLRPLNEKELTKNDSSDWACLNNNSIIFRSTLPDRAMYPQSYTFDRVFGCDSTTKQVYEEGAKEVVLSVVNGINSTIFAYGQTSSGKTYTMNGITDYSVADIYNYMETHQEREYVLKFSAIEIYNEAVRDLLSFENVPLRLLDDPEKGTVVEKLTEETLKDRNHLQELLSFCEVQRKIGETTLNEASSRSHQILRLTIESSARKFKKSESGSSLTATVNFVDLAGSERASQTMSAGTRLKEGCHINRSLLSLGTVIRKLSKGRTGHVPYRDSKLTRILQNSLGGNGRTAIICTMSPARSHVEQSRNTLLFATCAKEVSTNAHVNVVVSDKALVKQLQKELARLESEMKNIKPLPVKGDSNSLLKEKEILIEQMDKEIKELTRQRDLAQYRIENLLHSVGEDRIFKRSESTVQIVPETMSETMSETVPETVPETVPETVPETVPETVPDLVELDLDLRSDDSSLKTFDTFNGQEGQEGQEGQEGQEENSPQKVNPLFSMSHDDDFLLDSSTPELAGPDPYNNWEEVAQRVRGNSEDSYKDVQCIELEESNQTPNENVELALARLEDNEGQMISSSRTNQVTSPQRKNKEIVTINKDYVSGGFMPNTAEPKRTLNCIVNFYPAEQSFSSIEAAKDRFQNLKLTRSKSCLTVLMELPPSTWVQKPEPDKKAQHNGSEINFSGLAEGSRRKRGLSCGNLETEESQSVCNRPSEDKALEIIEEDEDDNTSVLNFATGKKGKSKNRLRKRSTHGSRLGRTPKREEAKETTQDLELEEEQDFQSHSDWLLEFQGQQRDIIELWDACNIPLVHRSYFFILFKGDPSDAVYMEVELRRLFFIREAISRSTNGSGRNDAITQASSLKTLNREREMLAKRMKKKFSVKERDALYKKWGIDLKTKQRSIQLAKKLWTRTKDFDHIHESAALVAKLLGFVEPSQVSREMFGLSFSLQSLDQRSFPWKRNMSLPF comes from the exons ATGGAAGCCAAGGAGCCAGTACAAGGAGTTATTCAAGCCTCCAATGGTCTAGAAGAGACTATTCGTGTTTCTATTAGGTTAAGGCCTTTGAACGAAAAGGAATTGACGAAGAACGATTCGTCCGATTGGGCATGTCTCAACAACAACTCCATCATATTTAGAAGCACTTTACCAGACCGCGCTATGTATCCCCAATCTTACACATTTG ATAGAGTATTTGGATGTGACAGTACCACAAAGCAAGTTTATGAAGAAGGGGCTAAGGAAGTTGTTCTTTCAGTCGTCAATGGCATTAACT CAACAATTTTTGCATATGGGCAAACAAGCAGTGGAAAGACATACACCATGAATGGAATCACGGACTATTCTGTGGCAGACATTTATAATTACATGGAGACG CATCAAGAAAGAGAGTATGTGCTCAAGTTCTCAGCGATTGAGATATACAATGAAGCTGTGAGAGATCTCCTTAGCTTTGAAAATGTCCCACTTAGACTTCTTGATGATCCTGAG AAAGGAACAGTTGTTGAGAAACTTACGGAGGAGACATTGAAAGATAGGAACCATCTCCAAGAgcttctttccttttgtgaag TTCAAAGAAAGATTGGGGAGACGACTTTGAATGAAGCTAGCTCCAGATCCCATCAAATCTTAAGACTG acAATTGAAAGCTCAGCTCGGAAATTTAAGAAGTCTGAAAGTGGAAGCAGTTTGACGGCTACAGTG AATTTTGTTGATCTTGCGGGAAGTGAACGAGCTTCCCAAACAATGTCGGCTGGTACAAGGCTCAAAGAAGGTTGCCATATAAACCGGAGTTTGCTGTCTCTGGGAACTGTTATTCGCAAATTaag CAAAGGAAGGACTGGGCACGTACCTTATAGAGATTCCAAGTTAACACGCATACTGCAGAATTCTCTAGGGGGGAATGGTCGAACAGCTATCATTTGTACTATGAGTCCTGCACGTAGCCATGTTGAACAATCAAGAAACACATTGCTATTTGCTACTTGTGCAAAGGAGGTGAGTACAAACGCACATGTAAATGTGGTAGTGTCAGATAAGGCATTGGTGAAGCAGTTGCAAAAGGAATTGGCTAGACTTGAGAGTGAGATGAAGAACATAAAACCACTTCCTGTCAAAGGTGATTCTAATTCCTTgttgaaagagaaggaaattcTAATTGAGCAG ATGGACAAAGAGATCAAGGAATTGACTCGGCAGCGTGATCTTGCTCAGTATCGAATCGAGAATTTATTGCATtcggttggagaagatagGATATTTAAGCGAAGTGAAAGCACAGTCCAAATAGTGCCGGAAACAATGTCGGAAACAATGTCGGAAACAGTGCCAGAAACAGTGCCGGAAACAGTGCCAGAAACAGTGCCGGAAACAGTGCCGGAAACAGTGCCGGATCTGGTTGAGCTAGATCTAGATCTACGTTCTGATGACTCAAGTCTCAAGACTTTTGACACATTTAATGGACAAGAAGGACAAGAAGGACAAGAAGGACAAGAAGGACAAGAAGAGAATAGCCCTCAGAAGGTTAATCCTCTATTTTCTATGAGTCATGATGATGATTTTCTATTAGATAGCAGCACTCCTGAGTTGGCTGGACCTGATCCTTATAACAACTGGGAAGAGGTTGCTCAACGTGTTCGAGGAAATTCCGAAGATAGTTATAAGGATGTTCAATGCATTGAGCTGGAGGAATCAAACCAAACAccaaatgaaaatgttgagtTGGCTTTAGCTAGATTGGAAGACAATGAAGGACAGATGATCAGTAGTTCTCGCACTAATCAAGTGACATCCCcacaaagaaagaacaaggagATAGTTACAATCAACAAAGATTATGTTAGCGGTGGTTTTATGCCGAACACTGCGGAGCCGAAGAGAACATTAAATTgtattgtaaatttttatcCTGCTGAGCAATCATTCAGCTCAATTGAAGCAGCAAAAGATCGGTTTCAAAACTTAAAGTTGACCAGAAGCAAAAGTTGTTTGACTGTTCTAATGGAACTCCCACCTTCTACTTGGGTTCAGAAGCCAGAGCCGGATAAGAAAGCTCAGCACAATGGATCTGAAATAAACTTCTCTGGACTAGCAGAAGGTAGTAGGAGAAAGCGCGGTTTAAGCTGCGGAAATTTAGAAACCGAGGAGTCACAATCGGTATGTAATCGTCCTTCGGAAGATAAGGCTTTGGAAATaatagaagaagatgaagatgataaTACGAGTGTTCTCAACTTCGCTACtgggaaaaaaggaaagagcaAAAATCGGTTAAGGAAGCGATCAACCCACGGTTCG CGGCTGGGGAGGACCCCCAAGAGGGAAGAAGCTAAAGAAACCACACAAGATCTTGAATTGGAGGAGGAACAAGATTTTCAATCGCATTCAGATTGGCTTTTGGAGTTCCAAGGTCAACAGAGAGACATAATTGAGCTTTGGGATGCATGCAACATACCATTGGTTCACAGATCTTATTTCTTCATCCTTTTCAAAGGAGACCCTTCAGACGCAGTATACATGGAAGTAGAGCTTAGAAGGTTGTTCTTTATAAGGGAAGCCATTTCTCGATCAACCAATGGATCGGGAAGGAATGACGCCATCACACAAGCTTCGAG CTTGAAGACTCTAAACCGCGAGAGAGAGATGTTGGCGAAGCGAATGAAGAAGAAGTTCtcagtgaaagaaagagacGCCCTCTACAAGAAGTGGGGAATAGACTTAAAGACAAAGCAAAGAAGCATACAATTGGCAAAAAAGCTATGGACAAGAACAAAGGACTTCGACCATATACACGAGAGTGCAGCCCTTGTGGCAAAGCTGCTTGGATTTGTGGAACCATCGCAGGTGTCAAGGGAGATGTTTGGGCTGTCGTTCTCGCTACAATCATTGGATCAGAGATCTTTTCCATGGAAAAGGAATATGTCTCTTCCATTTTGA
- the LOC111798274 gene encoding kinesin-like protein KIN-7F isoform X2, which translates to MNGITDYSVADIYNYMETHQEREYVLKFSAIEIYNEAVRDLLSFENVPLRLLDDPEKGTVVEKLTEETLKDRNHLQELLSFCEVQRKIGETTLNEASSRSHQILRLTIESSARKFKKSESGSSLTATVNFVDLAGSERASQTMSAGTRLKEGCHINRSLLSLGTVIRKLSKGRTGHVPYRDSKLTRILQNSLGGNGRTAIICTMSPARSHVEQSRNTLLFATCAKEVSTNAHVNVVVSDKALVKQLQKELARLESEMKNIKPLPVKGDSNSLLKEKEILIEQMDKEIKELTRQRDLAQYRIENLLHSVGEDRIFKRSESTVQIVPETMSETMSETVPETVPETVPETVPETVPETVPDLVELDLDLRSDDSSLKTFDTFNGQEGQEGQEGQEGQEENSPQKVNPLFSMSHDDDFLLDSSTPELAGPDPYNNWEEVAQRVRGNSEDSYKDVQCIELEESNQTPNENVELALARLEDNEGQMISSSRTNQVTSPQRKNKEIVTINKDYVSGGFMPNTAEPKRTLNCIVNFYPAEQSFSSIEAAKDRFQNLKLTRSKSCLTVLMELPPSTWVQKPEPDKKAQHNGSEINFSGLAEGSRRKRGLSCGNLETEESQSVCNRPSEDKALEIIEEDEDDNTSVLNFATGKKGKSKNRLRKRSTHGSRLGRTPKREEAKETTQDLELEEEQDFQSHSDWLLEFQGQQRDIIELWDACNIPLVHRSYFFILFKGDPSDAVYMEVELRRLFFIREAISRSTNGSGRNDAITQASSLKTLNREREMLAKRMKKKFSVKERDALYKKWGIDLKTKQRSIQLAKKLWTRTKDFDHIHESAALVAKLLGFVEPSQVSREMFGLSFSLQSLDQRSFPWKRNMSLPF; encoded by the exons ATGAATGGAATCACGGACTATTCTGTGGCAGACATTTATAATTACATGGAGACG CATCAAGAAAGAGAGTATGTGCTCAAGTTCTCAGCGATTGAGATATACAATGAAGCTGTGAGAGATCTCCTTAGCTTTGAAAATGTCCCACTTAGACTTCTTGATGATCCTGAG AAAGGAACAGTTGTTGAGAAACTTACGGAGGAGACATTGAAAGATAGGAACCATCTCCAAGAgcttctttccttttgtgaag TTCAAAGAAAGATTGGGGAGACGACTTTGAATGAAGCTAGCTCCAGATCCCATCAAATCTTAAGACTG acAATTGAAAGCTCAGCTCGGAAATTTAAGAAGTCTGAAAGTGGAAGCAGTTTGACGGCTACAGTG AATTTTGTTGATCTTGCGGGAAGTGAACGAGCTTCCCAAACAATGTCGGCTGGTACAAGGCTCAAAGAAGGTTGCCATATAAACCGGAGTTTGCTGTCTCTGGGAACTGTTATTCGCAAATTaag CAAAGGAAGGACTGGGCACGTACCTTATAGAGATTCCAAGTTAACACGCATACTGCAGAATTCTCTAGGGGGGAATGGTCGAACAGCTATCATTTGTACTATGAGTCCTGCACGTAGCCATGTTGAACAATCAAGAAACACATTGCTATTTGCTACTTGTGCAAAGGAGGTGAGTACAAACGCACATGTAAATGTGGTAGTGTCAGATAAGGCATTGGTGAAGCAGTTGCAAAAGGAATTGGCTAGACTTGAGAGTGAGATGAAGAACATAAAACCACTTCCTGTCAAAGGTGATTCTAATTCCTTgttgaaagagaaggaaattcTAATTGAGCAG ATGGACAAAGAGATCAAGGAATTGACTCGGCAGCGTGATCTTGCTCAGTATCGAATCGAGAATTTATTGCATtcggttggagaagatagGATATTTAAGCGAAGTGAAAGCACAGTCCAAATAGTGCCGGAAACAATGTCGGAAACAATGTCGGAAACAGTGCCAGAAACAGTGCCGGAAACAGTGCCAGAAACAGTGCCGGAAACAGTGCCGGAAACAGTGCCGGATCTGGTTGAGCTAGATCTAGATCTACGTTCTGATGACTCAAGTCTCAAGACTTTTGACACATTTAATGGACAAGAAGGACAAGAAGGACAAGAAGGACAAGAAGGACAAGAAGAGAATAGCCCTCAGAAGGTTAATCCTCTATTTTCTATGAGTCATGATGATGATTTTCTATTAGATAGCAGCACTCCTGAGTTGGCTGGACCTGATCCTTATAACAACTGGGAAGAGGTTGCTCAACGTGTTCGAGGAAATTCCGAAGATAGTTATAAGGATGTTCAATGCATTGAGCTGGAGGAATCAAACCAAACAccaaatgaaaatgttgagtTGGCTTTAGCTAGATTGGAAGACAATGAAGGACAGATGATCAGTAGTTCTCGCACTAATCAAGTGACATCCCcacaaagaaagaacaaggagATAGTTACAATCAACAAAGATTATGTTAGCGGTGGTTTTATGCCGAACACTGCGGAGCCGAAGAGAACATTAAATTgtattgtaaatttttatcCTGCTGAGCAATCATTCAGCTCAATTGAAGCAGCAAAAGATCGGTTTCAAAACTTAAAGTTGACCAGAAGCAAAAGTTGTTTGACTGTTCTAATGGAACTCCCACCTTCTACTTGGGTTCAGAAGCCAGAGCCGGATAAGAAAGCTCAGCACAATGGATCTGAAATAAACTTCTCTGGACTAGCAGAAGGTAGTAGGAGAAAGCGCGGTTTAAGCTGCGGAAATTTAGAAACCGAGGAGTCACAATCGGTATGTAATCGTCCTTCGGAAGATAAGGCTTTGGAAATaatagaagaagatgaagatgataaTACGAGTGTTCTCAACTTCGCTACtgggaaaaaaggaaagagcaAAAATCGGTTAAGGAAGCGATCAACCCACGGTTCG CGGCTGGGGAGGACCCCCAAGAGGGAAGAAGCTAAAGAAACCACACAAGATCTTGAATTGGAGGAGGAACAAGATTTTCAATCGCATTCAGATTGGCTTTTGGAGTTCCAAGGTCAACAGAGAGACATAATTGAGCTTTGGGATGCATGCAACATACCATTGGTTCACAGATCTTATTTCTTCATCCTTTTCAAAGGAGACCCTTCAGACGCAGTATACATGGAAGTAGAGCTTAGAAGGTTGTTCTTTATAAGGGAAGCCATTTCTCGATCAACCAATGGATCGGGAAGGAATGACGCCATCACACAAGCTTCGAG CTTGAAGACTCTAAACCGCGAGAGAGAGATGTTGGCGAAGCGAATGAAGAAGAAGTTCtcagtgaaagaaagagacGCCCTCTACAAGAAGTGGGGAATAGACTTAAAGACAAAGCAAAGAAGCATACAATTGGCAAAAAAGCTATGGACAAGAACAAAGGACTTCGACCATATACACGAGAGTGCAGCCCTTGTGGCAAAGCTGCTTGGATTTGTGGAACCATCGCAGGTGTCAAGGGAGATGTTTGGGCTGTCGTTCTCGCTACAATCATTGGATCAGAGATCTTTTCCATGGAAAAGGAATATGTCTCTTCCATTTTGA